The Halotia branconii CENA392 region AACTAAACGATGCTCACGATCAGCAGCAAACTCCAAACAAGCTCTAATATCTTGTTCTGTTAATTCAGGGAAGTCATCTAGTATTTCCCCATGAGACATACCAGCCGCCAACCAACCGAGAACGTCGTAAACGGTGATTCGCATCCGTCGAATGCAAGGTTTACCACCTCGCTTGTCAGGTTCGATTGTAATGATATCCTGATAGCTCATGGTGATCATAAACTGTGTAGTATCTTTCTAAGTCTAAAACAGCTTGACATAGTGCTGCAACGAGGTAGAGTGCAACAATACTCTACTTTTTTTTACTGCGATGTCTACGACGGACTATTGGACGATCGCGCTATCTCATAAATTAGTTTTATTAACGCGTCATCTTATTCAGCAAAAGCAATCGCCCCATTTAATCTAAAAAGTTGTCATTGAAAATAGTCTTTTAATTTACAGTTTTTCTTTGAGCAAAATGCAATTCAAATCTTAAAACTAGACTGAATAAGAGTTATATTGTTTTAAGCATCAAAAGAGATTGTTACCGAATAACCCTAAAACTTGCATTTAGGCTAAAAATTGACTCTTTTTTCTACCACTATAGTAAAAAACTTGCCTGACTTGACTTGTAAGAGCGATCGCTAGGTTCGGAGTAATCCCAAGAGTGCATTTGACGGAAAGGAAGACCCATCTTTTGGAAGACATACTTCTCTTTCACACCAGAAGCAATTAAGTCTGGCTTAAGTGCTTTAACAAATTCCTCGAACTCGTAAGCAGTCACGTCATCATAAACGATGGTGCCGTTTTCGATGTAGTGGGTAGTACGTTTGTAATCATCGTTATGAGCGAATTCATAACCAGTACCAACCATCTTCATACCCAAGTCTTGGAAAGCGGGTACAACGTGGCGAGGACGTAGACCACCGACCATCATGGCAACGGTCTTACCTTCTAAACGGGGGCGATACTTCTCAACGATCGCATCCATTGTAGGCTGATACTTAGCGATGATCTTCTCAGCGTTTGCTTGGATCTTCTCGTCAAACTTAGAAGCAATTTCCCGTAAAGATTCAGCAATCTTGGTGGGGCCGAAGAAGTTGTATTCC contains the following coding sequences:
- a CDS encoding DUF433 domain-containing protein, coding for MSYQDIITIEPDKRGGKPCIRRMRITVYDVLGWLAAGMSHGEILDDFPELTEQDIRACLEFAADREHRLVASLGDAKPTVGGV